From a region of the Arachis ipaensis cultivar K30076 chromosome B09, Araip1.1, whole genome shotgun sequence genome:
- the LOC107617498 gene encoding uncharacterized protein LOC107617498, which translates to MSAAVCGSKRSFFEELPPSPPLSKKLRYSSPIRFAPPSLIDHLRTFFPHMDDQVLERALQECGNDLDAAIKRLNELCLGTTHGNTGTAEEPQLEVNADTDKLEDDGLSSASASDNLPAVDNLPKDGAEWVEFFVREMMVATSVDDARARAARMLEALEKSISARVSAEATNVQKENLLLKEQIQVLIKERNSFKNAFRIQHERFSDYDEKNQELQHLKQLVSQYQEQIRTLEVNNYALAMHLKQAQQSNPFPGHFPPDVF; encoded by the exons ATGTCTGCTGCCGTGTGCGGAAGCAAGAGATCTTTCTTCGAAGAACTTCCCCCTTCGCCGCCACTCTCCAAGAAGCTCCGTTATTCATCACCGATTCGATTCGCTCCTCCTTCTCTCATTGATCACCTTCGAACCTTTTTCCCTCACATGGATGATCAg GTTCTAGAGAGAGCACTTCAGGAATGTGGCAATGATctagatgctgccatcaagaggCTGAACGAGCTTTGCTTGGGGACTACTCATGGAAATACTGGAACTGCTGAAGAACCACAACTTGAAGTTAATGCGGATACAG ATAAGTTGGAAGATGATGGGCtttcttctgcttctgcttctgataACTTGCCTGCAGTGGACAACCTTCCTAAAGATGGTGCAGAATGGGTTGAATTTTTCGTACGAGAAATGATGGTTGCTACTAGTGTTGATGATGCTAGAGCTCGAGCTGCTAGAATGCTGGAAGCTCTGGAGAAATCAATAAGTGCCCGTGTAAGCGCTGAAGCAACAAACGTTCAGAAG GAGAATTTGTTGCTAAAGGAGCAAATTCAGGTGCTGATTAAGGAAAGAAATTCTTTCAAAAATGCGTTTAGAATCCAGCATGAGCGTTTTTCTGATTACGATGAAAAGAACCAAGAGTTGCAGCATTTGAAGCAGTTAGTATCTCAATATCAAGAACAGATCAGAACTCTTGAG GTGAACAACTATGCTTTGGCAATGCATTTGAAGCAAGCTCAACAGAGCAACCCCTTTCCAGGGCATTTTCCTCCTGATGTCTTCTAA
- the LOC110266249 gene encoding UPF0481 protein At3g47200-like, whose product MRESEMLEEISQLHGEDIWQSMSCYYGDVRDTYEFITWLLVVDGCSILHLLEKSGDSVDPHRELKISVDKLVRMYEDLLVMDNQIPFQVLRLFCKDEARLEKCLHTFLQVHGVKTAPELGKGKKTTQEAAQELKLVVQGDYDQNREDPVHLLDYLRRALLMRDLDTIHKEIPAAEMKIKRRSLHLTKYRIGSIRELKAAGISLRRHSAGNSIYPSFKDGILHLPELVVDGTMPHIFLNLVAYEMTHFHSDFEISSYLVLLSSLVDQPEDVKELRLAGILINELASDKEVSDLFNKMDIILVPETPWFANIRDQIHSHFESKRGRIKILTWMGEAYNTFFRSPWTIIALLAATLGLVLTFIQTWFAIHPKAS is encoded by the coding sequence ATGCGTGAATCAGAAATGCTCGAAGAAATAAGTCAGCTGCATGGAGAAGATATATGGCAAAGCATGTCTTGTTACTACGGCGATGTGAGAGACACGTACGAGTTCATCACATGGTTATTAGTAGTGGATGGATGTTCTATACTTCATTTGTTGGAAAAATCAGGAGACTCAGTTGATCCCCATCGAGAACTAAAGATTAGCGTCGACAAGCTTGTGCGGATGTACGAGGATCTTCTTGTCATGGACAACCAAATTCCTTTTCAAGTGCTGAGGCTCTTTTGCAAAGATGAAGCCAGGCTTGAgaaatgcctccacaccttcctTCAAGTTCATGGTGTTAAGACGGCACCCGAGCTCGGAAAGGGAAAGAAGACCACACAAGAAGCAGCACAAGAACTCAAACTAGTTGTCCAGGGAGATTATGATCAAAACAGAGAGGATCCTGTCCATCTTCTAGATTATCTACGGAGGGCCCTCTTGATGAGAGACCTCGACACAATCCATAAAGAGATTCCGGCGGCCGAGATGAAGATCAAGAGGAGATCCTTGCACCTTACAAAGTATAGGATTGGAAGCATACGAGAACTCAAGGCAGCTGGGATTAGTTTGAGAAGACATTCGGCTGGAAACTCGATCTATCCCAGCTTCAAAGATGGGATATTACATCTTCCAGAGCTAGTTGTGGATGGCACAATGCCTCATATATTCCTCAACCTAGTAGCCTATGAGATGACTCATTTTCACAGCGACTTTGAGATCAGTTCATATTTAGTTCTCCTGAGCTCTCTTGTTGACCAGCCGGAGGACGTGAAGGAGCTGAGATTGGCTGGCATACTTATCAATGAACTTGCAAGTGACAAAGAAGTGTCTGATCTGTTCAATAAGATGGACATTATTTTGGTGCCTGAGACGCCGTGGTTTGCTAACATCAGAGACCAAATCCATTCACATTTTGAGTCCAAACGAGGCAGGATCAAGATTCTGACTTGGATGGGAGAGGCCTATAACACCTTTTTTCGCTCGCCATGGACCATCATTGCTTTGTTGGCTGCCACACTTGGCCTTGTTCTCACATTTATCCAGACATGGTTTGCCATCCACCCTAAAGCTTCATAA
- the LOC107614680 gene encoding UPF0481 protein At3g47200, with amino-acid sequence MESTEETRGAIDLRERLEESEKQLTGEGNKVSRPKIQRIPAYMAEKLEFQRYYRTQIISFDPFQQSQGWLYKEAWAAMYLKHTNLKFDDLFRELTGEGGWSLKPMWDKLYDDHGHLYKDNVIVDGCCVLELLEKSDLSVDPEQELKISMDKLVRVHQDLLILDNQLPFQLLRLLCQDQEKLQKCLCNFLQVHGIQTAPKLPGKKTENEEVKVTVDGDDDEDPIHLLDYLRKALLMRDQHTFYKAINHKKMKRGSLHLRKYRIGTIRELKAAGIRVTKDSHNNSMYPSFKDGMLQLPELIVDGSTPHIFLNLVAYEMCPDFRNNFEISSFLVFMSSLIDQPEDVKELRMAGVIINELANDKEVADLFNKMDSILVPETPLFADVRDQIHSHFESKRGRIRMLSWMGEASNTFFRSPWTIIALLAATLGLVLTFIQTWFAIHPKS; translated from the coding sequence ATGGAGTCCACGGAGGAAACCAGGGGGGCAATTGATCTGCGTGAGAGATTAGAAGAATCGGAGAAGCAATTAACTGGAGAAGGTAACAAAGTTTCAAGGCCTAAAATACAACGAATTCCAGCGTACATGGCTGAAAAgcttgagtttcaaagatattacAGGACACAGATCATTTCATTTGATCCGTTTCAACAATCGCAAGGATGGCTGTATAAGGAAGCATGGGCAGCAATGTATCTTAAGCATACTAACCTAAAGTTTGACGATTTATTTAGGGAACTCACTGGGGAGGGCGGATGGTCACTGAAACCGATGTGGGACAAATTATACGATGACCATGGCCACCTGTACAAAGATAATGTGATAGTGGATGGATGTTGTGTGCTAGAATTGCTGGAAAAATCTGACTTGTCAGTTGATCCAGAGCAAGAGCTAAAGATTAGCATGGACAAGCTTGTACGGGTGCACCAGGATCTGCTTATCTTGGACAACCAGCTTCCTTTCCAATTACTCAGGCTCTTGTGTCAGGACCAAGAAAAGCTCCAAAAATGCCTCTGCAACTTCCTCCAAGTCCATGGTATTCAGACAGCACCCAAGCTTCCCGGAAAGAAAACAGAGAATGAAGAAGTGAAGGTAACAGTGGATGGAGATGACGATGAGGACCCCATCCATCTTCTTGATTATCTGAGGAAGGCCCTCTTAATGAGAGACCAACACACATTTTACAAAGCTATCAACcacaagaagatgaagaggggATCCCTGCACCTCAGGAAGTACAGGATTGGGACCATCCGGGAACTCAAGGCAGCTGGGATTCGTGTGACAAAAGATTCCCACAACAACTCGATGTACCCCAGCTTCAAAGATGGAATGCTGCAGCTTCCAGAACTCATAGTGGATGGCTCAACACCTCATATATTCCTCAACCTAGTGGCCTATGAGATGTGTCCTGATTTTCGCAACAACTTCGAGATCAGCTCATTTTTAGTCTTCATGAGCTCTCTCATCGACCAACCGGAGGATGTCAAGGAGCTGAGAATGGCTGGCGTAATTATCAACGAACTTGCCAATGACAAGGAAGTGGCCGACCTGTTTAATAAGATGGACAGCATTCTTGTGCCTGAGACACCATTGTTCGCTGACGTCAGAGACCAAATCCATTCACATTTTGAGTCCAAACGAGGCAGGATCAGGATGCTGTCTTGGATGGGAGAGGCCTCTAACACGTTTTTTCGCTCGCCATGGACCATCATTGCTTTGTTGGCTGCCACACTTGGCCTTGTTCTCACATTCATCCAGACATGGTTTGCTATACACCCTAAATCTTGA
- the LOC107618470 gene encoding PTI1-like tyrosine-protein kinase At3g15890: MALWLCCGNGKKRGKEHATWRVFSLKELQSATNNFNYDNKLGEGGFGSVYWGQLWDGSQIAVKRLKVWSNKADMEFAVEVEILARVRHRNLLSLRGYCAEGQERLIVYDYMPNLSLLSHLHGSHSSECLLDWKRRMDIAIGSAEGIVYLHHQATPHIIHRDIKASNVLLDSDFQARVADFGFAKLIPDGATHVTTKVKGTLGYLAPEYAMLGKANESCDVYSFGILLLELASGKKPIEKLSSAVKRPIVDWALPLVCERKFSELADPRLNGEYVEEELKRVVFTALICAQNQPEKRPTMLDVVELLKGESKDKISQIENSELFKSHPAVENSDPKSAAEDDGSDLILEVKESKHDLKENTGE; this comes from the exons ATGGCTCTTTGGTTATGCTGCGGAAATGG CAAGAAACGAGGGAAAGAACACGCGACGTGGCGTGTGTTTTCTTTGAAGGAATTACAGTCTGCTACAAATAATTTCAATTATGATAACAAGCTTGGAGAAGGGGGCTTTGGCAGTGTGTATTGGGGCCAACTTTGGGACGGATCGCAA ATTGCAGTCAAGAGATTGAAAGTTTGGAGCAACAAAGCTGACATGGAATTTGCTGTTGAAGTTGAAATATTGGCAAGAGTTCGGCACAGGAATCTTCTTAGTCTACGTGGCTATTGTGCTGAAGGGCAGGAACGGTTGATTGTATATGATTATATGCCGAATCTGAGTTTGCTCTCTCATCTTCATGGATCGCACTCGTCAGAATGCCTTCTTGATTGGAAACGGCGGATGGATATTGCAATTGGATCCGCTGAGGGGATTGT ATATCTTCACCACCAAGCAACACCGCATATCATCCATAGGGATATCAAGGCAAGCAACGTGTTGCTAGACTCGGATTTCCAGGCCCGGGTTGCTGATTTTGGTTTTGCTAAGTTGATACCTGATGGTGCAACGCACGTGACTACAAAAGTTAAGGGTACCCTCGGATACCTCGCCCCAGAATACGCCATGTTAGGCAAAGCAAATGAGAGTTGTGATGTCTACAGTTTTGGTATTCTCCTTCTAGAACTTGCTAGTGGCAAGAAACCAATTGAAAAGCTTAGTTCAGCAGTTAAGCGGCCAATAGTTGATTGGGCACTGCCATTGGTATGCGAAAGGAAATTTAGCGAACTCGCTGATCCACGACTAAACGGTGAGTATGTGGAGGAAGAGCTTAAAAGGGTTGTTTTTACTGCGCTGATATGCGCTCAAAATCAACCCGAGAAGAGACCTACCATGCTTGATGTCGTTGAACTGCTAAAGGGAGAATCTAAAGACAAAATTTCTCAGATAGAGAATAGTGAATTGTTCAAAAGCCATCCAGCCGTAGAAAACAGTGATCCAAAATCTGCGGCTGAAGATGACGGTTCAGACTTAATCTTGGAGGTAAAAGAATCAAAACATGACTTGAAAGAGAATACCGGTGAATGA
- the LOC107614679 gene encoding UPF0481 protein At3g47200-like produces MDTEEEHVVPPWLEQNWERLEEVRKKLTGGAVNKGSRPKIQKIPLYMAERMEFRRYYEPQLISFGLYHLSKQQLLQGKPYKDLWTAMYLQHTNQRVRDLHFRILRHDWRPLYQYVELSRDSDTRETISVYGNPRSKDDFVAGVLVLDGCSVLELLEKSDCSVDSEQELKISIDKLVRVHQDLLVMDNQIPFQVLRLLCQDEARLQKCLENFLRVHGIETTPKLGKGKLCFGMEKENNGTQSGQQEAQEIEVIVQGDDQQDKDEDKDEPIHLLDYLRKALLMRDCNTIHKEIVIKIKRRSLHLRKYRIGTIRELKAAGIHVRKLSNNDSVFPSFKDGMLQLPELIVDGSTAHIFLNLVAYEMCPDFRNHFEISSFLVFMSSLIDQPEDVKELRLAGIIINELASDKEVADLFNKMDSILVPETPLFAHVRDQIHSHFESKRGRITMLSWMGEASNTFFRSPWTIIALLAATLGLVLTFIQTWFAIHPKAS; encoded by the coding sequence ATGGACACGGAGGAAGAACATGTTGTGCCCCCTTGGTTAGAACAAAACTGGGAACGACTAGAAGAAGTGAGGAAGAAGTTAACTGGTGGAGCAGTTAACAAAGGTTCAAGGCCTAAAATACAAAAAATTCCTCTGTACATGGCTGAAAGGATGGAGTTTAGAAGATATTATGAACCACAACTAATATCCTTTGGTCTATATCATCTATCAAAACAACAACTGCTTCAAGGGAAGCCATATAAGGATTTATGGACAGCAATGTATCTTCAGCATACTAATCAACGGGTGAGGGACTTACATTTCAGAATTCTTCGACACGATTGGAGGCCGTTGTATCAATATGTTGAATTATCCAGAGACAGTGATACCCGGGAAACGATTTCTGTATACGGCAATCCCAGAAGCAAAGATGACTTTGTTGCAGGTGTGCTGGTATTGGATGGATGTTCTGTACTTGAATTGCTGGAAAAATCAGACTGCTCAGTTGATTCAGAGCAAGAGCTAAAGATTAGCATTGACAAGCTTGTGAGGGTGCACCAAGATctgcttgtcatggacaaccaAATTCCTTTCCAAGTTCTCAGGCTCTTGTGTCAGGATGAAGCCAGGCTCCAAAAATGCCTCGAAAACTTCCTTCGAGTGCACGGTATTGAGACAACACCCAAGCTTGGCAAAGGGAAACTATGTTTTGGAATGGAAAAGGAGAATAACGGCACACAAAGTGGACAACAAGAAGCGCAAGAGATTGAGGTAATTGTCCAGGGAGATGACCAACAAGACAAAGATGAAGACAAAGACGAGCCAATCCATCTTTTAGATTATCTGCGGAAGGCCTTATTGATGAGAGACTGCAACACAATCCATAAGGAGATCGTGATCAAGATCAAGAGGAGATCCCTGCACCTCAGGAAGTATCGAATTGGGACCATACGGGAGCTCAAGGCAGCCGGGATTCATGTCAGAAAACTTTCCAACAACGACTCAGTCTTCCCCAGCTTCAAAGATGGGATGCTGCAGCTTCCAGAACTCATAGTGGATGGCTCAACGGCTCATATCTTCCTCAACCTTGTAGCCTATGAGATGTGTCCTGATTTTCGAAACCACTTTGAGATCAGCTCATTTTTAGTCTTCATGAGCTCTCTCATTGATCAGCCGGAGGATGTGAAGGAACTCAGATTAGCTGGCATAATTATCAATGAACTTGCCAGTGACAAAGAAGTAGCAGATCTGTTTAATAAGATGGACAGCATTCTTGTACCTGAGACACCATTGTTCGCCCACGTTAGAGACCAGATCCATTCACATTTTGAGTCCAAAAGAGGCAGGATCACAATGTTGTCTTGGATGGGAGAGGCCTCTAACACCTTTTTTCGCTCGCCGTGGACCATCATCGCCTTGCTTGCTGCCACTCTTGGTCTTGTTCTTACATTCATCCAAACATGGTTTGCTATCCACCCTAAAGCTTCATAA
- the LOC107614678 gene encoding UPF0481 protein At3g47200-like, which yields MHTSCGLSREGAGTSCRWLEEQCERLEESWKQLTEKASNASRPKIQRIPQYMAERDEFKRYYEPEIISIGPIHHLRKQQLLQGERYKEAWAAMYLKETNQSAKALYWRILSVLLFLSPNFQIFQMLELTYLAWMLVVDGCSVLHLLDNTDPYLSDEKLKISMGKLIRVHQDVVILDNQIPFQVLRLLCDGEDKQRLERCLQKFLRVYGVDRILRLRKQKHTVKIIVQGEGDGQQDNDDDDDDPIHLLDCLRRALLDERLLEKVKEYNQDKRASNNVQLVQGLYQMLHLRKYRIGTIRELKAAGIHVKKHSGDSNSFYPCFCNGILELPKLTTDGSTAHVFLNLVAYEMCPDFQNDFEISSFLVLLSSLIDHPEDVRELRLAGIVINQLANDKEVADLFNNMDIIMVPETPWFASIRDQIHSHFESKQAKIRMLTWIGEAYNTYFRSPWTIIALLAATLGLILTFIQTWFALHPKAS from the exons ATGCATACTTCATGTGGATTGTCAAGAGAAGGTGCTGGCACATCCTGTAGGTGGTTAGAGGAACAATGTGAGAGACTAGAAGAATCATGGAAGCAATTAACTGAAAAAGCAAGCAATGCTTCAAGGCCTAAAATACAAAGAATTCCGCAGTACATGGCCGAAAGGGATGAGTTTAAAAGATATTATGAGCCAGAGATCATTTCAATTGGTCCAATTCATCATCTCCGAAAACAACAACTGCTTCAAGGAGAGAGGTATAAGGAAGCATGGGCAGCAATGTATCTCAAGGAGACTAATCAAAGTGCCAAGGCTTTATACTGGAGAATTC TTTCTGTTCTATTGTTCTTATCTCCCAACTTTCAAATATTCCAAATGTTAGAGCTCACATATCTGGCATGGATGCTGGTAGTGGATGGATGTTCAGTACTTCATTTGTTGGACAATACAGATCCATATTTGTCAGATGAGAAACTCAAGATTAGCATGGGAAAGCTTATAAGGGTGCACCAGGATGTGGTTATCTTAGACAACCAAATTCCGTTCCAAGTGCTAAGGCTGTTGTGTGATGGCGAAGACAAGCAGAGGCTGGAGAGATGCCTCCAGAAATTCCTCCGAGTTTATGGTGTTGACAGGATTCTCAGGCTTAGAAAACAAAAACATACTGTCAAGATAATTGTCCAGGGGGAGGGAGATGGTCAACAagacaatgatgatgatgatgacgacccCATCCATCTTTTAGACTGTCTCCGGCGAGCGCTCTTAGACGAACGGCTTCTGGAAAAGGTCAAGGAATATAACCAGGATAAGAGAGCCTCCAACAACGTTCAGCTGGTGCAAGGACTGTACCAAATGCTGCACCTCAGGAAGTATAGGATTGGGACAATTCGGGAGCTCAAGGCAGCTGGGATTCATGTGAAAAAGCATTCTGGCGACTCCAATTCTTTCTACCCGTGCTTCTGCAATGGGATACTAGAACTTCCTAAGCTCACTACAGATGGTTCAACGGCTCATGTCTTCCTCAACCTAGTGGCCTATGAGATGTGTCCTGATTTCCAAAACGACTTCGAAATCAGCTCCTTTTTGGTGCTCTTGAGCTCTCTCATTGATCACCCGGAGGATGTGAGGGAGCTGAGATTGGCTGGCATAGTTATCAACCAACTTGCCAATGACAAGGAAGTGGCTGATCTCTTTAATAACATGGACATTATTATGGTGCCTGAGACACCATGGTTTGCTTCCATCAGAGACCAAATCCATTCGCATTTTGAGTCCAAACAAGCCAAGATCAGGATGCTCACTTGGATCGGAGAGGCCTATAACACATACTTTCGTTCGCCATGGACTATCATTGCCTTGTTAGCTGCCACACTTGGCCTTATTCTCACTTTTATCCAGACATGGTTTGCTCTCCATCCTAAAGCTTCATAA